The proteins below are encoded in one region of Helianthus annuus cultivar XRQ/B chromosome 2, HanXRQr2.0-SUNRISE, whole genome shotgun sequence:
- the LOC110895189 gene encoding uncharacterized protein LOC110895189, which yields MSKIKAVLTPKKSTKKPPVVQQNTRGRPTTKQASQQLVIRSQKPKASLSRSKSSKKKETRDAEGFPLIIGDEYVGIIKQFKYAIPPVFHPYVSCIRDVMPDGHCGFRSVAVGLGMDQSSWGLIRRDLVQEMDQNKSIWFPIFEACDEGYFYTHRQGLIWDSVSGCGEDHWMDFPLARLLIAQTYGIGVHLLTTTMGASSIFFPILSPSANQQPLFITLTHVNENHFIHLKLEGDYPMPPAHRLWLTHRRPHTEQWEDMYFPRLE from the exons ATGTCAAAGATTAAAGCGGTGTTGACTCCAAAGAAATCTACCAAGAAACCACCTGTTGTCCAACAAAATACTCGTGGCCGACCAACAACAAAGCAG GCCTCTCAACAGTTGGttataaggtcccaaaaacccaaaGCAAGCCTAAGCCGTTCAAAGAgttctaagaagaaagagacacgAGATGCTGAGGGTTTTCCTTTAATAATTGGGGATGAGTACGTGGGAATCATCAAACAGTTTAAGTATGCCATTCCACCAGTGTTCCATCCATACGTCTCGTGCATACGAGATGTGATGCCAgacggtcattgtgggtttcgGTCTGTGGCTGTGGGCTTAGGTATGGATCAGAGTTCATGGGGGCTCATTCGAAGGGACCTTGTCCAAGAAATGGATCAGAACAAATCGATCTGGTTCCCAATATTTGAAGCATGTGATGAAGGTTATTTTTACACGCATCGTCAAGGCCTAATTTGGGATTCAGTGTCCGGTTGTGGGGAGGATCACTGGATGGACTTCCCCTTAGCAAGACTTCTTATTGCACAAACGTACGGTATCGGGGTGCACCTGTTAACGACAACCATGGGTGCGAGTTCCATTTTCTTCCCCATACTAAGTCCTTCAGCTAATCAACAACCATTATTCATAACGCTTACACATGTTAACGAGAACCACTTCATACATCTTAAGCTGGAAGGGGATTATCCAATGCCACCAGCACACAGGCTGTGGTTGACCCACCGAAGACCCCATACAGAACAATGGGAAGATATGTACTTCCCACGTCTAGAATAG